Proteins encoded together in one Miscanthus floridulus cultivar M001 chromosome 16, ASM1932011v1, whole genome shotgun sequence window:
- the LOC136511294 gene encoding nuclear transcription factor Y subunit B-4-like has translation MSEAEADDGSGSGGRKELDPPFLPINNIRRVMRSAVPENRKIAKDAKESVQECVSEFISFVTSEASHKCKEEGRKSINGDDIIWSLGTLGFVEYVEPLMLYLMKYREVSFKPPPLSSSSCNPVYSDGTKGSKSSDDQNGKKHNLLNGDPASSRNRVLYMARVSKHAYTVSAFVMWHIYKLHEEAFLAHIRIL, from the exons ATGTCGGAAGCGGAGGCCGacgacggcagcggcagcggcgggcgGAAGGAGCTGGACCCCCCCTTCCTGCCGATCAACAACATCAGGCGCGTCATGCGCAGCGCCGTGCCGGAGAACCGCAAGATCGCCAAGGACGCCAAGGAGTCCGTCCAGGAGTGCGTCTCCGAGTTCATCAGCTTCGTCACCAGCGA AGCGAGTCACAAATGCAAGGAGGAGGGGCGAAAGAGCATCAACGGCGACGACATCATCTGGTCCTTGGGCACGCTTGGTTTCGTGGAATACGTCGAGCCCCTCATGCTCTACCTCATGAAGTATCGGGAGGTATCGTTCAAACCTCCTCCTCTTTCCTCCAGCTCCTGTAATCCTGTTTACTCG GATGGCACAAAGGGTTCGAAATCTTCTGATGATCAGAATGGGAAGAAACATAATTTACTCAATGGTGATCCTGCATCATCG CGTAACAGGGTTCTCTACATGGCTCGCGTGTCAAAGCATGCTTACACTGTTTCAGCATTTGTCATGTGGCATATATATAAGTTGCATGAAGAAGCTTTCTTGGCTCACATTAGGATTCTTTGA
- the LOC136512475 gene encoding nuclear transcription factor Y subunit B-4-like encodes MSEAEAGGGSGSGGGKEQDRFLPIANIGRIMRRAVPENGKIAKDAKDCIQECVSEFISFITSEASDKCMKERRKTINGDDIIWSLGTLGFEEYVEALKIYLKNYRERVTQRVQNLLIRMERNRFYSMVNLHHCLTACRMEGGGSDWHSKPI; translated from the exons ATGTCGGAAGCGgaggccggcggcggcagcggcagcggcggggggAAGGAGCAGGACCGCTTCCTGCCGATCGCCAACATCGGGCGCATCATGCGTCGCGCCGTGCCGGAGAACGGCAAGATCGCCAAGGACGCCAAGGATTGCATCCAGGAGTGCGTCTCCGAGTTCATCAGCTTCATCACCAGCGA AGCGAGTGACAAGTGCATGAAGGAGAGGCGAAAGACCATCAACGGCGACGACATCATCTGGTCCTTGGGCACGCTCGGCTTCGAGGAATACGTTGAGGCCCTCAAGATCTACCTCAAGAATTACCGGGAG AGGGTGACACAAAGGGTTCAAAATCTTCTGATCAGAATGGAAAGAAACAGATTTTACTCAATGGTGAACCTGCATCATTG TTTGACGGCATGTAGGATGGAGGGCGGTGGAAGTGATTGGCACAGCAAACCCATTTGA